The Helianthus annuus cultivar XRQ/B chromosome 16, HanXRQr2.0-SUNRISE, whole genome shotgun sequence genome includes a window with the following:
- the LOC110918525 gene encoding uncharacterized protein LOC110918525 codes for MAGQARSMSLAEFAVHSGLYTEAEIATDLYTTGLVMVDKPTLLGFWAQIADIRHWDHRQSKGRVTLIKNPLFRYLHKMISTSITARNKSREWCTSGDLFFLYCLLYKRSCALAYGLAQYFASAHHRHERGLLYGGAYVTRIALSLGYHPESDRDRVGPAKQPKRLGMNTLSGMHVTKDLPCGKRLKNQDGEQYQLTQLPAQFAPVFPLRDPEVPEPHEPAVVIPEPPHPRGPLGAPQFPCHVWPGPDPSHQGLLRYVERNNYLLDWVSVGLGGCMSADSMTGYLHDPSLRMRNGISISSRSSSHSILSSYHFAVYIKLLVYI; via the exons ATGGCTGGCCAGGCGCGTTCTATGTCGCTTGCAGAGTTTGCGGTGCATAGCGGTTTGTATACGGAGGCTGAGATCGCTACGGATCTATATACGACG GGGTTGGTAATGGTTGATAAACCCACGCTTTTAGGGTTTTGGGCTCAGATCGCGGACATCCGTCATTGGGACCACCGACAATCCAAGGGGAGGGTTACGCTGATTAAGAATCCGCTCTTCAG GTATTTGCACAAAATGATTTCCACTTCGATTACTGCTCGAAACAAAAGCCGGGAGTGGTGTACCAGTGGTGACTTGTTTTTCTTATATTGCCTCTTATACAAGAGGTCGTGCGCTCTCGCCTACGGGTTGGCGCAGTACTTCGCCTCCGCGCATCATCGACATGAGCGCGGACTGTTATACGGCGGCGCCTACGTGACTAGGATAGCCCTTTCGTTGGGCTATCATCCGGAGAGTGACCGCGACCGTGTAGGCCCGGCGAAACAGCCGAAGCGGTTGGGGATGAACACATTATCCGGAATGCACGTTACCAAAGATTTACCATGCGGGAAGCGGTTAAAGAATCAGGACGGCGAGCAATACCAGCTTACACAGCTGCCGGCACAGTTCGCTCCGGTATTTCCCCTGCGCGATCCGGAGGTGCCGGAGCCGCATGAGCCGGCCGTTGTCATTCCGGAGCCACCACACCCGCGTGGACCACTCGGGGCGCCTCAGTTCCCATGCCATGTTTGGCCCGGTCCTGACCCATCACATCAGGGGCTACTTCGGTATGTTGAAAGGAACAACTATCTGTTGGATTGGGTATCTGTTGGATTGGGTGGCTGCATGAGCGCCGACAGCATGACGGGTTACCTCCACGACCCTTCATTACGGATGCGGAATGGGATCAGCATCAGCAGCAGGAGCAGCAGCCATAGTATTTTATCATCTTATCATTTTGCTGTATATATCAAACTTTTGGTGTACATATAA